A stretch of the Salvelinus namaycush isolate Seneca unplaced genomic scaffold, SaNama_1.0 Scaffold1239, whole genome shotgun sequence genome encodes the following:
- the LOC120036195 gene encoding mitochondrial import inner membrane translocase subunit Tim21-like isoform X2, translating to MVYSFILKVVQRNLQQHQSLSTQCVDRIWKRMQNIVHLQKPTTAPSRYIFYRTADRSAIVSGIFCTQNRSISLDTRLRSKEEKDGGQVSVPKRGPSTAQKGGLLYVVFQELFSSSSPSKVYSKAFNKARLHPEVIGVFGEPIKCFGETSRRGRRQQVSHVEYMKDGLKHMRLKFYIEGDEPGRQGTVHTESKENPETGKLEFRYIFVEVDTYPRRTIVIEDNR from the exons ATGGTGTATTCTTTCATACTGAAAGTTGTGCAGCGTAATTTGCAGCAACATCAATCACTATCAACGCAATGCGTTGATCGAATATGGAAACGCATGCAAAACATTGTGCACCTTCAGAAACCGACTACAGCACCATCCAGATATATTTTCTACAGGACCGCAGATCGCTCAGCTATTGTGAGCGGTATATTTTGTACACAGAATCGAAGCATTTCTCTCGACACAAGGTTGAGAAGTAAAGAAGAAAAGGATGGTGGACAGGTGTCAGTACCTAAGCGAGGACCTTCTACTGCACAAAAAG GTGGGTTGTTGTATGTGGTGTTCCAGGAGCTGTTTTCCTCCTCCAGCCCCAGCAAGGTCTACAGCAAAGCCTTCAACAAAGCCAGGTTGCACCCAGAG GTGATTGGAGTGTTTGGGGAGCCAATCAAGTGCTTTGGTGAGACGTCCCGTCGTGGTAGAAGACAGCAAGTCAG TCATGTAGAGTATATGAAGGATGGACTAAAGCACATGAGGCTGAAGTTCTACATTGAAGGGGACGAACCAGGCCGTCAGGGAACGGTGCACACGGAATCCAAAGAG AACCCTGAAACTGGGAAGTTAGAGTTTCGCTACATCTTCGTGGAAGTAGACACCTACCCAAGGAGAACCATCGTCATCGAGGACAACAGATAA
- the LOC120036195 gene encoding mitochondrial import inner membrane translocase subunit Tim21-like isoform X1, translating into MVYSFILKVVQRNLQQHQSLSTQCVDRIWKRMQNIVHLQKPTTAPSRYIFYRTADRSAIVSGIFCTQNRSISLDTRLRSKEEKDGGQVSVPKRGPSTAQKVKEAGKDFTYLIVVLIGLGVTGGLLYVVFQELFSSSSPSKVYSKAFNKARLHPEVIGVFGEPIKCFGETSRRGRRQQVSHVEYMKDGLKHMRLKFYIEGDEPGRQGTVHTESKENPETGKLEFRYIFVEVDTYPRRTIVIEDNR; encoded by the exons ATGGTGTATTCTTTCATACTGAAAGTTGTGCAGCGTAATTTGCAGCAACATCAATCACTATCAACGCAATGCGTTGATCGAATATGGAAACGCATGCAAAACATTGTGCACCTTCAGAAACCGACTACAGCACCATCCAGATATATTTTCTACAGGACCGCAGATCGCTCAGCTATTGTGAGCGGTATATTTTGTACACAGAATCGAAGCATTTCTCTCGACACAAGGTTGAGAAGTAAAGAAGAAAAGGATGGTGGACAGGTGTCAGTACCTAAGCGAGGACCTTCTACTGCACAAAAAG TCAAAGAAGCTGGCAAAGACTTCACCTATCTCATAGTTGTGCTCATCGGACTTGGAGTAACTG GTGGGTTGTTGTATGTGGTGTTCCAGGAGCTGTTTTCCTCCTCCAGCCCCAGCAAGGTCTACAGCAAAGCCTTCAACAAAGCCAGGTTGCACCCAGAG GTGATTGGAGTGTTTGGGGAGCCAATCAAGTGCTTTGGTGAGACGTCCCGTCGTGGTAGAAGACAGCAAGTCAG TCATGTAGAGTATATGAAGGATGGACTAAAGCACATGAGGCTGAAGTTCTACATTGAAGGGGACGAACCAGGCCGTCAGGGAACGGTGCACACGGAATCCAAAGAG AACCCTGAAACTGGGAAGTTAGAGTTTCGCTACATCTTCGTGGAAGTAGACACCTACCCAAGGAGAACCATCGTCATCGAGGACAACAGATAA